In a genomic window of Zonotrichia albicollis isolate bZonAlb1 chromosome 7, bZonAlb1.hap1, whole genome shotgun sequence:
- the LOC141729545 gene encoding serine/threonine-protein kinase pim-1-like, which yields MGGLKQLHMEEKVAIKRVPRNRIRHWGELVSERGQQPGLPARDEPGPGTERAARTPRGRAGAWHGIGPSDGIVLLPQPDGTSAPLEIVLLAKVSTGFPGVVQLLEWLELPNCIVMVLERPEQCQDLHRFIGARRFLPEEEARELFRQVLEAVRHCTSCGVLHRDIKPENILVDLDTGQAKLIDFGCGTYLQDTVYTHFAGTLSYSPPEWNDFGWYHGEAATIWSLGILLHQMVCGEHPFRRGRNLSWGQLPLPQRLSQECKDLIWWCLSVNSLDRPTLEDLFCVPWMQDIPLP from the exons gtggccatcaaaaGGGTGCCACGGAACCGCATCCGGCACTGGggcgagctggtgagtgagcgggGCCAGCAGCCGGGACTGCCGGCCAGGGATGAGCCGGGGCCCGGCACGGAGAGAGCCGCCAGGACGCCCCGAGGGAGAGCGGGC gcctggcacggCATCGGCCCCAGTGACGGCATCGtgctcctcccgcagcccgacggcaccagcgcacccctggagatcgtgctgctggccaaggtgtccactggcttccccggtgtggtccagctgctggagtggctcGAGCTCCCCAACTGCATCGTGATGGTGCTGGAGCggccagagcagtgtcaggaccTGCATCGTTTCATTGGGGCACGGCGGTTCCTGCCCGAGGAGGAGGCGCGGGAGCTGTtccgccaggtgctggaggccgtgcggcactgcaccagctgcggggtcctgcacagggacatcaaGCCAGAGAACATCCTGGTTGACCTGGACACCGGGCAGGCCAAACTCATTGactttggctgtggcacctacctgcaggacacagtctACACTCACTTTGCAG GAACACTGTCCTACAGCCCCCCGGAATGGAACGACTTTGGCTGGTACCATGGCGAGGCAGCAACAATctggtccctgggcatcctgctgcaccagaTGGTCTGCGGGGAGCACCCTTTCAGGAGGGGCCGGAACCTCAGCTGGGGCCAGCTCCCGCTGCCACAAAGGCTCTCTCAAG aGTGCAAAGACCTGATCTGGTGGTGTTTATCCGTGAACTCCTTGGACAGACCCACACTGGaagacctgttctgtgttccttggatgcaggatattcctctgccatag